CGAAACTGGTCGAACCCCGACCCGGAGAGAACGTCTTCTGGCCGTACACGAGCACTCGACGGTCGGCCAGCGGGCGGACCCTCGCCATCAACCTCGTCGTCTACGCCGACGCCGAGACCGTCCGGTACTTCCTGACAGAGCGGGGCGACGCCACCTGGAACGAGACGGCCGCCGAGTGGGAGGACGTGGGGCCCGACACCGGCGAGGTAGTGGTCGACGCGACCAACGGCACGGTCGTCGAGTGGGGCTCGGCGCGGGGCGCGACGCGCTATCTCTACGTCCACAACTACGTCCTGACCGAGCCGGGCCCCAACGAGACGCGTCGGCCCTACCGCGCGGCGCCGTTCACCGGTCACCTCGACCCCAACCCGGGCGGGCGGTGGATCGACGAGACCTACCAGCTGCACGACGGGAACTACTTCGGCGCCCGCGACCACCTCCGGGTCTACGAGTCGCCCTTCGAGTCCGACGAGTGGGTCGCCGTCCAGGCCCACAGCGACCACTGGGACTGGTTCCGGCTTCGCCACACCGTCCACGCGACCGACGAGACCCGCGACCGGCTCGAAGCCGAGTTCATGGGCGAGCCCTCCGTCGACACCGTCTGGCGGATGTACCTGGGTAACCGCCGGGCGCTGGGCTCGGACGGCTGGGCGACGGTCGTCGACTTCGTCGGCCTGGTCGGCGCGCCGAACCTCGGGTCGGGACTCGCCGCGATGGGGCTGGTCGCCGGCCGCGACGCCGCGGCGCTGGCCCGGCGGCGCCGGCGCGGCGGTGCGCGGGCGGACGACGCGTTCGCGTTCGGCTCCGGAGGAGCCGGAAAGGCGGGGGTCGACCCCACGAGCGTGCGGGCGGACCCCGTCGGGACCGTCAGGCGGGCGCTCGTCTCCGGGCTGCTCGCGCGCGGGTGGCTCGACCGCGAGCGGTCGCTGCTCGTCGTCCGCGGGCTGTCGTACGCGCTCCTGTTCGCGGCGCTGTTCGGGCTGTACCTGTCGGTCAGGTTCGGCGGGATCGCGCTCGAACGCCGGTTCGTCGACATCTCGCCGAAGGTCATCGCCGCGGTACTGTACCCGGTTCTGGCGCTCGGACTCCCCGCGGTCGCCCACGTGTTCGGCCGAGACCTGAACCCGGTCCGGAGCTTCGCGGTCGCGGCCCTCGGTATCGGGGCGGCCATCGTCGTCGACTACCAGTCGCTCGGCGTCACGGTGCTGTCGCTCGACGTGGTGCTCCACCGGGTCGGCGTCGTCGTCGCGATCGGGCTCCTCGCGGCGGGCGCGGTCAGCCCGCGCGCGCCGACCGAGACGATCAACCCCCTCGTCGCCGCGGGCACCCTCCTGTGGGTCGTCCTGCTGCTCGCGCCGCTGGTCGGCTGGCTGTGAACGGAGCGAGGGCCTCGAGCACGCGCCCGAACGGTCACGCCGAGTCGGGCGACCGGGCGGTCACGGCGACCCAGTCGTCCTCGGCGGCGGTACCGCCCCCCTCGGTGTCGGCGTCGGTCCCGTCCGTCGCGACCGAGACGACCTCGAAGCCCGCAGTCTCGAACAGGTCGCGGGCGCGGCCGGGGTCGTAGCGCTCGAAGTGGCGGCGGTCGTCGTCGTACGGGCTCGCGTCGACGCTCTCGCCCGGACGGCCCGCGGCCTTGAGCGAGACGAGCGTGGTCCCGCCGTCGGCGAGCACCCGCTCGAACTCGGCGAGGGTGGCGGGGACTTCGCGCTCGGGGACGTGCAACAGCGACGCGCAGGCCCACAGGCCGTCGAAGCCGTCGTCGGCGACCGGGAGCGCGCGCATGTCCCCGCGGACGGGGGCCGCGTCGGGCACGCGTTCGCGGGCCCGGTCGAGGAACGACCGCGTCAGGTCGAACGGCACAGTATCGAAGCCCGCGTCGTCGAAGGCCGCGGACTCCCAGCCCGGGCCACAACCCACGTCCAGGACGCGGGGCGGATCGGTCGGATCCGTTTGGCCGCCGCGGGTTCGCCGGCGGTCGCCGGTTCGGTCGACCGCGGTCACGAACTCCTCGACGATGCCGGCGACGACCGAGCGGTCGCCGTGACGGTCGGCGTAGTCGTCCGCGACGCGCTCGTAGGTCTCGACCGTGCGTCGGACGCGTTCGTCCATACGAGCGGGCCGTCGGCCGGCGGTGTGGTAAGCCCACCGACGACTCCGCGGGTGGGAGTAGGCGAACCCCGGGCCGCATCCGCCGACGAGAACGACACTATAAAGCGGCGGTGCGCCGAAGCCGGCGGTATGAACCCGAAGATCCTGATTCTCGGTCCGCCAGGTGCCGGCAAAGGAACGCAGAGCGAGCGCCTCGCCGACGAATTCGGCGTCGAGCACGTCACGACGGGCGACGCGCTGCGGGCGAACAAGGAGATGGACATCAGCGACATGGACACCGAATACGACACGCCCGGCGAGTACATGGACCGGGGCGACCTGGTCCCGGACGTGGTCGTCGACGCGATGGTCGGCGAGGCGCTCTCGGACGTCGCGGGGTTCGTCCTCGACGGCTACCCGCGCAACGGCGACCAGGCCGAGGCCCTGCGCGAGATGACCGACCTCGATGTCGTGCTCGTCCTCGACGTACCCGAGGCGGAACTGGTCGACCGGCTCACCGGTCGCCGAGTCTGCGAGGACTGCGGCACCAACTACCACGTCGAGTTCAACCAGCCCGAGGAGGCGGGCGTCTGCGACGAGTGCGGCGGCGACCTCTACCAGCGCGAGGACGACGACGAGGAGTCCGTGCGCAACCGGCTGTCGGTGTATCACGAGAACACCGAGCCCGTGCTGGAGATCTACGCCGACCACGACGGCTACGTCGATATCGACGGCGACCAGACCCCCGATCAGGTCTGGGAAGACGTGCGAGCGGCCGTCGAGGCCGAGGCGTGACCCCCGAAGGCGACCGATCGGGAGAATTAAAGGTTGATAACGACCGAGGACGGAGATAGATAGCAATGGCACGGACGGCAGAAAAGGCGGCGTCGCTGGCCGACGAGAGCCAGTCGATGGCCGACGCGATGGCGCGCGTGCTCGCGGTCGCCGACGACCGGGGCACCGTCCAGTGGAGCGATGTCAGCGACGACATCACCAGCGGCGAATGGGGCCGGCTCATCGAGCAGGGCATCCTCGTCGACGTCGACGGCGAGGGGTTCGTCGTCGACGACCCCGAGGGCGTCCGCGACGCGCTCGGTGACGACGCGCCCGACGACATCGGCTCCTCCGGCACGTCGACCGGCGGTTCGACCTCGGGCGGCTCCGGATCGACGAGTTCGTCGGGCGGGTCTACCGCGGACGACGACGAGGGCGGGTGGTCCCGCTGGGACAAGATGGCGGCGGTCGCGACGATCGCCCTGTTCCTGGGCTACTCGCAGGCGCCGATCCGCAACACCGTCGGCGAAGTGATCGACATCGGCCTCGGACCGCTCGCGGACGTGTTGCCCTTCTACATCATGATCCTCGTGCTCGCGACGTTCACCGGCTTCAGCTCGACGGTGCTGCAGGGCAAGCTGATGAACATGGACAAGATGGGCGAGTACCAGGAGCGCATGCAGGAGATCCAGGAGCGCCGCAAGGATGCCAAAGAGCGCGGCGACGACGAGGCCTTAGAGGAGATCCAGGAGGAGCAGATGGAGGCGATGGGCGACCAGCTCGGCATGTTCAAAGAGCAGTTCCGCCCGATGGTGTGGATCATGCTCGTCAACATCCCCGTGTTCCTCTGGATCTACTTCATGGTCCAGACGCCGGAGATGGTCGCGGGCGCCGGCCCGGTGATGGTCCTCCCGCTCATCGGCGAGATCGCCACGTGGGGCGAGCGCATCGGCCCGATGTGGGCGTGGATCGTCTGGTACTTCGTCTGCTCGATGAGCTTCACCCAGATCGTCCGCAAGGCGCTCGACGTCCAGACGACGCCGTCGACCTCCTGAAACCGTCCGTTCTTTCCCTGCCGCCCGTTCTTTCCCTGTTGCCCGTTCAGCGGTCCACGTCGACCTGTGCGGGGTCGGGGTCCATCTTGAAGACGACGCTGGGCTCCCACAGCAGGCGGTGTTCCTTGTAGGTACCCTTCCCCATGCCGCCGTGTTCTTGGTTGGACTCGGTGACTTCGAGGAAGGCGAGTTCGCTGAGCAGCCCGCGGATGGAGTCGGTGGTCAGGTCGTCGGCGCCCTCCGCTTCACAGACCTTCTGGTAGACGTCGTAGATGACGGTCGTCCGGAACCAGTCCTCCTCGGGGCCGGTGTTGGCGGTGAGGTTCGCCAGCGCGTAGAGGACGTACTTGCTGTGGGGCGGCAGCCCGGCGATGAGCTCCTTGAGCCGCTCGACCTCGGCCTGCTCCTGGGCGCGTTCGAGGTGGTCCTCGGTCACCTCGTCTAACCCGTTGTTCTTGGCGTAGTCGCCGGCGTGTCGGAGGAGTCGGATGGCCTTGCGGGCGTCGCCGTGGCGCTGGGCGGCCAGCGCCGCGGTCTTCGGGATGACGCCCGCGTCGAGCACGTCGTCACAGAAGGCGTCGCGCCGGTTCTCGAGGATCTGGCGGAGCTGTTCGCCGTCGTAGGGGTCGAAGATGAACTCGTTGTGACCGAGACTGCTCTTGACGCGCTCGGTCATCTGCTCGCGGAAGTTCACCTTGTTCGAGATGGAGATGATGCCGATGGGCACGTCGACCTTCCCGGCCTCGCGGGCCCGGGAGAGGAGCATGAGGACGTTGTCGTCGTCGAGTCGGTCGACCTCGTCGAGGGTGATGAGCGCGGCGTCGTACTCGCGGTCAAGGATCTCCCAGAGGCGATTGTAGTACTCGTTGGTCGAGATGCCCCGCGTCGGGATGTCGACGCCGGTTCCGGGCGAGTTGATCCCGGTCGCGATGGTCTGGACGGCGTCGGCCTCGCCCTTGGCCTGGGCGCAGTCGACCGTGACGGTCGCCAGGCGGTTGGAGCGCCGCTGAGACTCCGTCCGCGCCCGTTCCATGACGTGGTTGGCGACGAGGGACTTGCCCGAGCCGGTCTTCCCGTAGAGGATCACCGAGTTGGGCGGCGACCCCGTCACCGCGGGGCCGACCTCGTTGGCGAGGTCGCGGATATGTTCGTCGCGGCCGACGATCCGCGCCTCGTCGGGGACGTGGTCGATGTTGAGCAGCTCGCGGTTCGCGAAGATGGAGTCGCCGCCGCCCTCCTCGACCGCCTGGAACAGCTCGTCACCCGTCTCCGCCGACCCGTCGCCGTGCTCCTGCATGGCTTGTCCGTTCGCGTCCCCGTGGAAAAGCGTTTCCACTGCACTCCGAGTTAGTTGTGGCCCACCAGCCGCTAGATACCGGTCCTGGGACGGTCTATCGTAACTCCGAACGGGGTCGACCCCACTCGATTCCGAGTTATCGGCCGCACCTCGCCGCCGGTCTCCGGTGTGCGGTGAGGAGCTGCCGTCAGCGAGCGGGAAGCTGCGTTCGCAACGATTCCGTTTCGGTGTGACACACCTGATTCCGAGTTAGTTCGCCGGTGGCCATCGAGCGTTCGACCGGACGTTCGATGGTAGGTCCGACCCGCGTCGGTTCACCGTTCGAGTACCGCGTCGAACCGCCCCGATCGCGGCGAACGATGGGCTCGTCTCGCCTCGCGCGAGCGTGTCGACGGCCGGAACCCCGCCGGGACACCTAATTCCGAGTTAGTTCCCGGCGGCGTGGGTCGATCCGCGAACGACGGCGGGGGACACCGGATTCCGAGTTAGTGGGGAGGCGGGTGATTCAGTGGCACACACACCCGATTCCGAGTTAGTCGGCGGGTGAGACCGTTCCGTCGAGACCGCACGTGAACCGTCCGCACTCTTCCGATTCTGCGGCACGTCGAACGGACGATCGGCGTGGCCGACCGCCGCTCTCGAACCCGTCTGTTCGCCTTCTCATTCTCTCTCGTCTCTCGTCGTTCGTTTTCGTTCGTTTTCGTTCTAGAACCTAGTAACTAGACTAGACACACCCGATTCCGAGTTAATTCGGGGGGCGTAGCGACGACCTCTGGCCTCTGGCCCCCCACTAACTCGGAATCGGGTGTGTGTCTCCCCTGAGAAATGATCCCCTGGTGAGACCGGTCCCGAACGCGTGAACTCGCGGGGGCGAAACGGGCGGTTCCGCAACCTCTATTTACGGACCGAACGGAATCGAGGTATGTTGATAACCGTTTCCGGCCCAGCCGGGAGTGGCAAGAGCACGTTCGCCGCCGCGCTGGCGAACGCGCTCGAGGTGGACCACGTCAGCGGCGGCGACATCTTCCGCGAGATGGCCGACGAGCGGGACATGTCGCTGGTCGCGTTCAACGAACTCGCCGAGGAGGACGACCAGGTCGACCGCGATCTCGACCGGCGGCTCCGCGAGATCGCCGACGAGAACGACGACCTCGTCCTCGAATCCCGGCTCGCCGGCTGGATGGCCGGCGACCACGCCGACCTGCGGATCTGGCTCGACGCGCCGATGGGCGTCCGCGCCGAGCGTATCGCCGACCGCGAGGACAAGTCCGTCGAGACCGCCCGCGAAGAGACCACCGCCCGCGCCGAGAGCGAGGCCAAACGCTACGCCGAGTACTACGACATCGAGATCGACGACCGCTCGATCTACGACCTCGTGCTCAACACCTCCCGGTGGAGCCCCGCCGCGGAGCTGGAGATCGTCCTCGCCGCCGTCGAGTCCTACGACCCCGCTGAGGACGAGGGTCGCGCGCCGGTCACCGGCGTGGACTACGATTTCTGATGTCCCTTCGCGGCCCGCCCGACGACCGGTCAGTCGACGATCTGCTGGAGTTCGGGGTCGTCAACCTCGACAAGCCCCCCGGCCCCTCGGCCCACCAGGTCGCCGCCTGGGTCCGGGACATGGCCGGCGTCGACCGCGCCGCCCACGCCGGCACCCTCGACCCGAAGGTCACCGGCTGTCTCCCGATGCTGCTCGGCGACGCGACCCGGATGGCCCAGGTGTTCGACGACAGCGTCAAGGAGTACGTCGCCGTCCTCGAACTCCACGGCCCCGCGCCCGCCGATCTCGAATCCGTCCTCGCGGAGTTCGAGGGCGATATCTACCAGAAGCCGCCCAAGAAGAGCGCCGTCGTCCGACGGCTGCGATCGCGGGAGATCTACGCCCTCGACGCCCTCGAAATCGAAGACCGCCAGGCGCTCCTGCGGGTTCGCTGCGAGAGCGGGACCTACATTCGGAAGCTCTGTCACGACCTGGGGCTGGCGCTCGGGACCGGCGCGCACATGGGCCACCTCCGCCGGACGACGACGGGTTCGTTCGACGATCGGGAGCTGGTGTCGCTGCACGACCTCGTCGACGCGCTCGCGTGGGCCGACGGCGGCGATTCGGACCCGCTTCGCGAGGTCGTCCAGCCCGCCGAGCGGGCGCTCACGGACCTGCCGAGCGCGACCATCGCCGAGAGCGCCGCCCGGGAGGTCGCCGAGGGCGCGCCCGTCTACGCGCCGGGACTGCTCGCCGTCGACGACGTGTTCCGCGGCGACCTGGTCGCCTGCTACACCCCCGACGAGGCGGCGGTCTGTCTCGCGACGCTCGCGGGCGACCCCGAGGCCGACGAGGGTGTGGTACTCGATCTCGAACGCGTGCTCGTCTGACCGACCGAAAGCGAAGGGCTTAATCCGGGTAGGCTCGTCTCCCGATACGCGGGACCGTGGGGTAGCGGTATCCTCGGCGCATGGGGTGCGTCGGACCTGAGTTCGAATCTCGGCGGTCCCACTTCATTAACTGGCTAGCGGCTTCTCTGCGGTCGTTTCGACGGTTCGGCGTCGGAGCTGCGAGTAGCGCGCCCGAGCGCGGCGTCGGGAGCGATCCCCTCGCTCTAAATGGCTCGATAAATTCGGCACTCTACCCGTTTTTGCCGCCACGATAGACAGGAAAACCGGGTGCCGAGACACCTACGACTTCGGCCACTCTCCGCTAGGAATCTCGAAGTCCCGTTTCCGCACACTCCCGTTCCCACGCCGTTCTAGCGCCACCAACTCCTCCTCGGTCTCGACCATCACGGCCTCCCCACCTTCTCCCTCCAGGTTCGCGCGGATCACGTTCTCACAGACGACGTTGCCCTTCTGCACGATCTCCTCTTGGCGCGTGTGGCCCACGATCTGGAGCGGCGCGTCGTCGCTCAGGAACTTGAAGTCGAGCCAGGCGATGCCGGCGCCGAAGGCGCGGCCGCCGCCGCGGCCGATACCGAGCACTTCCCGGTAGTCGTCGACGAGGCGCTTCTGGGTCGGTTCGTCGTCGTCGGTGCCGATCGCGTCGCGGAGCTCTCCGGCGGCCTCGGCGAAGCGGTCGTTCAGTCGGGCGGCGTCGTAGTCGCTGACGCGGCCGGCGTGGGCGTAGGTGAACGCGTAGCCGTCGTAGGCGGCGACGAGGTGGCCGTCTTCGATTATCTCGCAGAGCCGCCTGCGAGCGTCGTCGGACCGACTGCCGGAGAACCAGGCGTCCCAATCGACCAGATCCCGGAAGAGAGCGCCCCACTCGTGGTTGCCGAGCGTGACGCGGACGTGGCCGGGCGGGGCCTCGCGGGCGAGGCGCTCGACGAGTTCGACGACGGCGGCGTTGTCGGGGCCGCGGTCGACGAGGTCGCCGTTGAACACCAGCACCGACTCGTCGTCGCCGGCCCAGTGGAGCCGTCCGTCCGCGTCGGCGTCGACGACCGGGTCGAAGTCGGGGTGGTCGCCGACGGCCGTGAGCGCGGACCAGGCGGCGTCGAGATAGCCGTGGATGTCGCTGATGCTGACGATGCGTGGGCCGTCGGCGTCGAGGGCGCCGACGCCGTCGCGAGCGGCGCGGGGCATCGAGTCGTCGTGGTCGGGAGTGAGATCTATCATGGCGGACGGTGCGGACGGTCTGTCAGCCGAGGGATACACCGCAGGGCATCAAAACGGCTTCGGAGGGATCTCCCGCTCACACTAAACACAAAACTCATAGCGCGGGGCTGAAAGAATATAGACAGATGGACAGAGTGCGGCAGTGGGCGCGCGGTGCGTACGAGCGGGTGCTCGAACTGGAGCTGTCGGGGACGCCCAGTCACGTCGCCGTCATCCAGGACGGAAATCGGCGATACGCGCGACAGCAGGGCGACGACGCCTCCGACGGCCACCGCGCGGGCGCGGAGACGACCGAGCAAGTGCTGGAGTGGTCGCAGGAGGCCGGCGTCGACGAACTGACGCTGTACACCTTCTCGACGGAGAACTTCGATCGTCCGGAGGAGGAGAACGAGGCGCTGTTCGATCTGCTGTGCGAGAAGCTCCGCGAGTTCGCCGACGCCGACCGCGTCCACGATTCGGAGGTCCGCATCCGCGCGATCGGCGAAACGCAGAAGCTGCCCGAGCGAGTGCGCGACGCCGTCGACTACGCCGAGCGCCGCACGGCCGACTACGACGAACTCTACCTGAACATCGCTCTCGCCTACGGCGGTCGCGCCGAGTTGCTCTCGGCTGCCCGCGATGTCGCACGCGAGGTTGAGGACGGCGAACTCGGTACCGAAGATATCGACGTCGAGTCGGTCGAGGAGCGCCTCTACAGGGGACCGACTCGCGATGTCGACCTGATCGTCCGCCCCGGCGGCGACGAGCGCACGTCGAACTTCCTGCCGTGGCACGCCAACGGCAACGAGGCGGCCGTCTACTTCTGCACGCCCTACTGGCCGGAGTTCCGGAAGGTGGACTTCTTGCGGGCGATCCGGACCTACGAACACCGCGAGGAGTCCTGGCGGACGACTCGCGCCCAGCGGGCGCTCGCGCTCGTCCGCGCGCTCGGCGGCGCCGAGGTCAACGACGCCCGGCGCGTCCTCCAGCGGTTCAAGGACGCGCTCCCGAGCGGCGAACGCGAGGCGCTCGAATCCGAGACCGACGCCGAGTTCGAACGCACGGCCGACTGAGAACCCCGTTCCCGCGCTTCGGCCCCGATTCTGGTGACTCGATGGTCCGATAGCCGAGCGTCGCCCTCGACTGCGTGCCACTTGCACCCACGTGACGATACGTTTAAGTAGAGCAGGCGTGTGGCATCATCTATCATGGCACATTCGGGGTCGGACGCCGACGCCTTCGTGACGCACGGCAGGCGGCCGCGCAGCGTGGCGCGGGCGAGTCGCCGGCTGGGACTCGCGCTCCTCGGTGCGGCGGGACCGGCGGTCGTGACGGCGTTTCTGGTCGCGCTGACCCGGCGGGGGACGGGCGGTCCGCTCGCCTGGGTGGGCGAGGCGATGGCGACGCCGCTGGTCGGTGGGAGCGGCCTCACCTGGGCGTTCCACGTCGCCGCGGTCACCGCCCTCGCGGGCGTGTGGGTCGTCGGCTTCGCGCTCGTCGTCGAAGGGTACTTCGGCGTCGAGTAGGTCCCGGAGCGGTCGACGGCGGCGGGAGCGCCGAGCCCCCGGTCAGTCGTTCCCGCGCGCTTCCGCTTCGCCGGCGTTGGCGGCCGGCCCGTCACGGTCGTGGACATGGAAGCCGCCGGCCTCGGCGCGGCCGGTGAGTTCCCGCTGGGGGAAGGGGATCTTGATCCCCTCGTCCTCGAAGGCCGACTTGACGGAGGTGACGACGGCGGAGACGGCCTTCCACTTGCGCGGCGGGGTGGGGTGGTCGATCCAGAAGCGCATCTCGAGGACGACCGCCGAGTCGCCGAACTCCTTGGGGAACACCTGTGGCGGCGGGGCGTCGACGACTTCGCTGCAGTTCGAGATGGCTTCGATGGCGACCTGTTTGGCGCGGTCGGGGTCGGTCTCGTAGTCGACGCTCACGTCGGCGCGGATGCGCAACAGCCCCTTTTGGCTCCGGTTCGTGATCGGCCGGTCGGAGACGCGGTCGTTGGGGATGATGACGAACTCGCCGTCGAAGTTCTCCAGGCGGGTGTGGAAGATGGTGATGTCGGTGACGATGCCCTCCTCGCCGCCGATCTCCACCCAGTCGCCGATGGTGAACGGGCGGGAGAACATCAGGACGAACCCGGCGATGAGCGAGCCCAGCGTCTGTCGGGCGGCGAAGCCGACGACGATGCCGAGGAACCCGGCGCCGACGAGGAGGCCGCCGAGGTTGGTGTCCCAGATCCCCAGGATGACGACCCCGGCGAACCCGAACAGGAACAGCTGGGCGGTCCGCAGGAGGATCTCCTCCTGGTGGTCGGTCAGCCAGTCGGCGTGACGGCTCAGGTTGGCGACGGCGTTCGAGAGGTACCGGGCGACCGCGTACGCGGCGAAGAAGACGACTACCGAACCCAGCGTCCGCCCGAGCGTTTGGAGTTCCGAGTCGTTGGTGACCTCTTCGGAGATGGTCGCCAGCGTCGGCCCGAACCCCCAGAGATACAGCAGCGAGAGGCCGCCGCCGACGAGCAGCAAGAGCTGGGCGGCACGCAGGATCGCACCGCTGACGGCCCACTGCAGCGCGGAGTCCTGGATCCCCTCTACGAGCCGCGGGAGGACCAGCCAGCCGAAGCTCGCGACGACGAGGAGCAGCAACGCGGTGACGCCGATCCGGGCCCCGAGCGTGTCGAACCCGGTGAGGAACGACCGGGCGGCGTCGACCGGCGTCGCCTGTAACATACGTCGGGATTCGTGAGTCGACAGTCTTGGGCGTTGCGCTTGTCGGCCCGACCGGCGCCCCGACGGCGCGGTCGCCGCTCGACGGCGGCCGGCCGACATCGCCCCGTTCGACAGCGAACTTACAAATGCGGTCGAGCCGTCGGGGCCGATATGAGCGACACGAGCGACTCCGGGGCGAGAGCGGGTGGGAGCGGCCGCTCGTCGTCGGCGCCGTCTACGGCACGACGGCGTTCGCGTACACGGCCGCGTACGTGACGTTCGTGAGCCCGTACGGGCTGTTTCTGATCTCCGCCGGGATGCTCGTCGGCTCGGCGACCGTCGCGGCCGTTCTCTCGGGGGTGCTGGTCCAGCGGCTCGCCGACGCGGTGGATCCGGCGTCGCGCGTGCGAAACGACGCGTTCTCGGGGATGTTCGTCGGCTGGCTGACGCTGGTGATCGCCCCGCCGCTAGCCGTGTTCGGGATGATGGCCCCGATGGATCTGGGGTCGCTGGACGTCTCGCTCATCACGCCGCTGCTGATCGCGGCCTACCTCCTCGGGGTCGTCGGCTACGGGCTGATCGGAACGCTGATCGCGCTCGTCGCCACGCTCGGGACGCCGATCCTCGTCGCGGGTGCGGTCGGTGTCGGACTCGGACATCTCCGCCGTCGGTCGGGTTCCGCGTCCGTCGCACCGCCGGACAGCTCCGGGGGCTGACAGGCGCGCCGCTCCCGGTTCGGAAGCTGACAGACCCACCGCTCTCGGTTGGGAACGCGGAGAGAGAGAGAGAGAGAGAGAACTGAAACCGGCCGGTGCTCAGACGCCGCGGCCCTGCATCTTCTCTTCTTCGGGCAGGTCGACGTTGGCGTCGCCCTTCATGCCGGCGCCGATGTTCGAGGTGATCTCGACGAGGGTCTCGGGGTCGTCCCAGTTGTTGACGGCCTCGACGATGGCGGTGCCCATCGCCTCGGGGTCCTCGGCGCCGAAGATACCGGAGCCGACGAAGATGCCGTCGCAGCCGTGGTGCATCATCAGCGCCGCGTCGGCGGGCGTCGCGATGCCGCCGGCGGCGAAGTTGACGACCGGCAGCCGGCCCATCTCGGCGGTCTCGTGGACGAGTTCGGCGGGCGCCTCGTGCTCGCGGGCCCACTTCTCGCGCTCCTCGTGGCTCGCACCTTCCAGTTTCCGGATGGCGCCCTTAATCGACCGCTGGTGGTGGACGGCCTGGTTCACGTCGCCGGTGCCGGCCTCGCCCTTCGTCCGGATCATCGCCGCGCCCTCGTCGATGCGGCGCAGCGCCTCGCCGAGGTTGCGGGCGCCGCAGACGAACGGCGCGGTGAAGTCGCGCTTGTCGATGTGGTACTTGTCGTCGGCGGGGGTGAGCACTTCGCTCTCGTCGACCATGTCGGCGCCGGCGGCCTCGAGGATCTGGGCCTCCTTGGTGTGGCCGATGCGGGCCTTGCCCATGACGGGGATGGAGACTTCGTCGATGACGCCCTCGAGCGAGGCGGGGTCGGCCATGCGGGCGACGCCGCCGCGCTTGCGGATGTCGGCGGGGACGGCTTCGAGGTTCATCACCGCGACGGCGCCCACGTCCTCGGCGATGCGGGCCTGCTCGCGGTTCACGACGTCCATGATGACGCCGCCCTTCTGCATCTTCGCGAACCCGCGCTTGACCAGGTCGGTCCCGCGGCGGA
The window above is part of the Halosimplex rubrum genome. Proteins encoded here:
- a CDS encoding mechanosensitive ion channel family protein, with product MLQATPVDAARSFLTGFDTLGARIGVTALLLLVVASFGWLVLPRLVEGIQDSALQWAVSGAILRAAQLLLLVGGGLSLLYLWGFGPTLATISEEVTNDSELQTLGRTLGSVVVFFAAYAVARYLSNAVANLSRHADWLTDHQEEILLRTAQLFLFGFAGVVILGIWDTNLGGLLVGAGFLGIVVGFAARQTLGSLIAGFVLMFSRPFTIGDWVEIGGEEGIVTDITIFHTRLENFDGEFVIIPNDRVSDRPITNRSQKGLLRIRADVSVDYETDPDRAKQVAIEAISNCSEVVDAPPPQVFPKEFGDSAVVLEMRFWIDHPTPPRKWKAVSAVVTSVKSAFEDEGIKIPFPQRELTGRAEAGGFHVHDRDGPAANAGEAEARGND
- the pdxS gene encoding pyridoxal 5'-phosphate synthase lyase subunit PdxS, with product MTDETDLEELRRGTDLVKRGFAKMQKGGVIMDVVNREQARIAEDVGAVAVMNLEAVPADIRKRGGVARMADPASLEGVIDEVSIPVMGKARIGHTKEAQILEAAGADMVDESEVLTPADDKYHIDKRDFTAPFVCGARNLGEALRRIDEGAAMIRTKGEAGTGDVNQAVHHQRSIKGAIRKLEGASHEEREKWAREHEAPAELVHETAEMGRLPVVNFAAGGIATPADAALMMHHGCDGIFVGSGIFGAEDPEAMGTAIVEAVNNWDDPETLVEITSNIGAGMKGDANVDLPEEEKMQGRGV